One Cervus canadensis isolate Bull #8, Minnesota chromosome 1, ASM1932006v1, whole genome shotgun sequence genomic window carries:
- the MRPL27 gene encoding 39S ribosomal protein L27, mitochondrial has product MALAVLAWRTRSAVTALLSPPQAAALAVRYASKKTGGSSKNLGGKSPGKRFGIKKMEGHYVHAGNILATQRHFRWHPGAHVGLGKKKCLYALEEGVVRYTKEVYVPNPSNSEAVDLVTRLPEGAVLYKTFVHVVPAKPEGTFKLVAML; this is encoded by the exons ATGGCGTTGGCGGTGCTGGCCTGGAGGACCCGGAGTGCTG TTACAGCTCTGCTGAGTCCTCCTCAGGCTGCAGCTCTTGCTGTCAGATACGCATCCAAGAAGACAGGTGGCAGCTCCAAGAACCTTGGTGGAAAGTCTCCAGGCAAACGCTTTGGCATCAAGAAAATGGAGG GTCACTATGTTCATGCTGGCAACATCCTCGCGACTCAGCGCCACTTCCGCTGGCACCCAGGTGCCCAT GTGGGACTGGGAAAGAAGAAATGTCTGTATGCGCTGGAGGAGGGGGTAGTCCGCTACACTAAGGAAGTCTACGTGCCGAATCCCAGCAACTCGGAGGCTGTGGATCTGGTCACCAGGCTGCCCGAAGGGGCTGTGCTCTACAAGACTTTTGTCCACGTGGTTCCTGCCAAGCCTGAGGGCACCTTCAAACTGGTAGCTATGCTTTGA
- the LOC122443371 gene encoding COP9 signalosome complex subunit 8 — MPVAVMAESSFSFKKLLDQCENQELEAPGGIATPPVYGQLLALYLLHNDMNNARYLWKRIPPAIKSANSELGAIWSVGQRIWQRDFPGIYSTINAHQWSEAVQPIMEALRDATRRRAFALVSQAYTSIIADDFAAFVGLPVEEAVKGILEQGWQADSTTRMVMPKKPVAGALDVSFNRFIPVSEPAPVPPIPNEQQLARLTDYVAFLEN, encoded by the coding sequence ATGCCAGTGGCGGTGATGGCGGAAAGTTCCTTTAGTTTCAAAAAGTTGCTGGATCAGTGCGAGAACCAGGAGCTCGAGGCTCCAGGAGGAATTGCTACACCCCCAGTGTATGGTCAGCTTCTAGCTTTGTATCTACTCCATAATGACATGAACAATGCAAGATATCTTTGGAAAAGAATACCACCTGCTATAAAATCTGCAAACTCTGAACTTGGGGCTATCTGGTCAGTTGGCCAGCGGATCTGGCAGAGGGACTTCCCCGGGATCTACAGCACCATCAACGCTCATCAGTGGTCTGAGGCCGTCCAGCCAATCATGGAAGCTCTCAGAGATGCAACCCGGAGACGAGCCTTTGCCCTGGTCTCCCAAGCCTACACCTCCATCATCGCCGACGATTTTGCAGCCTTTGTGGGACTTCCTGTGGAGGAGGCTGTGAAAGGTATCCTCGAACAAGGCTGGCAAGCCGACTCCACCACAAGGATGGTCATGCCCAAGAAGCCAGTTGCAGGGGCCCTGGATGTTTCCTTTAACAGGTTTATTCCCGTATCAGAGCCCGCCCCTGTTCCACCCATCCCCAACGAGCAGCAGTTAGCCAGACTCACCGATTACGTGGCTTTCCTCGAAAACTGA
- the EME1 gene encoding crossover junction endonuclease EME1, with translation MAVKKSSLSLDSSESDSEELPTFAFLRKKLSSINRRQPQEDEKIVVVDISDSEASCPSPKLKEPPPIPEAAKTVIQTEPVRVLSSGSENEEEFMPLAERLICKFLTHKQLSPEKSSSPFERVLDQNNEGASHDWQKQLFTKIRDIPLCGTSERHASNNKDPVVDNPCHQLPAYQTTCSVQSNSLTITKTNAEVPLPQKRRKYSQKFQKRSTQGCQQWGRASQKEGTQRQQERKKKIALANKLKAQRPEECLKHIVVLLDPVLLQMEGGGQLLGALQSMGCCCVIEAQAVPCSLTWRRRAGPSEDGKEGWVEEPMVLVLLLAEVFMSMIYHFKQGRLGSTEEGKETLRSFVTDITARTTGKDLSLVIVDPEKCFSAPNPLRRKQRVANRGQAKEKKKQQKQPEANTVAMVTRVDMEEALVDLQLHTEAQARIVQSWKELADLACAFTKAVAEAPFKKLRDQTSFSFCLENDWAGGAKVDRSGRGLALVWRRQIQQLNRVSLEMASAIVDAYPSPQLLIQAYKQCFSEEERQNLLADLQVRRGEGVTATLRRVGPELSRRIYLQMTALQPDLCLDSAD, from the exons ATGGCTGTAAAGAAGTCATCACTCTCACTGGATTCCAGTGAGAGTGACTCTGAGGAGCTGCCAACATTTGCCTTTCTGAGGAAGAAACTGTCTTCAATAAATAGGAGGCAGCCTCAGGAGGATGAGAAGATTGTAGTGGTTGACATCTCAGATTCtgaggcttcctgtccatcaccaaaattGAAAGAACCACCACCCATTCCAGAGGCAGCTAAAACTGTCATACAAACAGAGCCAGTCAGGGTGCTaagcagtggaagtgagaatGAGGAGGAATTTATGCCCCTGGCTGAGAGGCTTATTTGTAAGTTTTTGACTCACAAACAGCTGAGCCCTGAAAAATCCAGCTCCCCATTTGAAAGGGTTTTGGATCAAAATAATGAAGGAGCATCACATGACTGGCAAAAACAGCTGTTTACAAAGATCCGTGATATTCCCCTCTGTGGTACCTCAGAGAGGCATGCATCAAATAACAAGGACCCTGTGGTTGACAATCCATGCCATCAGCTGCCAGCCTACCAAACTACCTGCTCTGTCCAGAGCAACAGCTTGACAATAACCAAGACAAATGCTGAGGTGCCCCTGCCTCAGAAGAGACGCAAGTATAGTCAGAAGTTCCAGAAGAGAAGCACACAGGGATGCCAGCAGTGGGGACGAGCAAGCCAGAAGGAAGGCACCCAGAGGcaacaggaaaggaagaagaagataGCCCTGGCTAACAAGCTAAAAGCTCAGAGGCCAGAGGAGTGCTTAAAGCACATCGTTGTGCTGCTGGATCCAG TGCTTTTGCAGATGGAAGGTGGGGGTCAGCTCCTTGGagccctgcagtccatgggttgctgCTGTGTGATTGAGGCGCAGGCTGTGCCTTGCAGCCTCACGTGGAGGAGAAGGGCTGGGCCCTCTGAG GATGGCAAGGAGGGCTGGGTGGAAGAGCCCATGGTTCTGGTGCTGCTTCTGGCAGAGGTGTTTATGTCTATGATCTACCACTTCAAGCAG GGACGTCTGGGCAGCactgaggaagggaaggaaacacTTCGGAGCTTTGTGACTGACATCACAGCAAGGACAACTGGGAAAGATCTGTCACTCGTGATTGTGGATCCAGAGAAGTGCTTCAG TGCTCCGAATCCTCTAAGAAGGAAACAGAGAGTGGCAAATAGAGGACAGGCCAAGGAGAAGAAGAAGCAACAGAAACAACCAGAGGCCAACACAGTGGCCATGGTGACCAGGGTAGATATGGAAGAG GCACTGGTAGATCTGCAGCTGCACACAGAAGCCCAGGCTCGAATTGTGCAGAGCTGGAAAGAGCTGGCTGACTTGGCATGCGCGTTCACGAAGGCCGTGGCCGAAGCACCCTTCAA GAAGCTCCGAGATCAAACTAGtttctccttctgcctggagaatGACTGGGCTGGAGGGGCCAAGGTGGACCGCTCTGGCAGGGGGCTTGCACTGGTCTGGAGGAGACAGATTCAGCAGCTGAACCGGGTCAGCCTGGAGATGGCCAGTGCCATTGTGGATGCCTATCCCTCCCCACAGCTCCTGATCCAG GCTTATAAGCAGTGTTTTTCTGAGGAAGAACGCCAGAACTTGCTCGCAGACTTACAGGTGCGCCGTGGGGAAGGCGTGACAGCCACCTTGCGCCGTGTTGGACCAGAGCTGTCCAGGCGTATCTACCTTCAGATGACAGCTTTGCAGCCAGATCTCTGCTTAGACAGTGCAGACTGA
- the LRRC59 gene encoding leucine-rich repeat-containing protein 59, which yields MTKAGSKGGNLRDKLDGNELDLSLSDLNEVPVKELAALPKATILDLSCNKLTTLPSDFCGLTHLVKLDLSKNKLRQLPVDFGRLVNLQHLDLLNNRLVTLPVSFAQLKSLKWLDLKDNPLDPVLAKVAGDCLDEKQCKQCANKVLQHMKAVQADQERERQRRLEIDREAEKKWEAKQRAKEAQERELRKREKAEEKERRRKEYDALKAAKREQEKKPKKETNQAPKSKSGSRPRKPPPRKHTRSWAVLKLLLLLLLCVAGGLVACRVTELQQQPLCTSVNTIYDNAVRGLRSHDILQWVLQTESQQ from the exons ATGACCAAGGCCGGTAGCAAGGGCGGGAACCTCCGCGACAAGCTGGACGGCAACGAGCTGGACCTGAGCCTCAGCGACCTGAATGAGGTCCCGGTCAAGGAGCTG GCTGCCCTCCCAAAGGCCACCATACTGGATCTGTCTTGCAATAAACTGACGACTCTACCG TCGGATTTCTGTGGCCTCACACACCTGGTTAAGCTGGACCTGAGTAAGAACAAACTGCGGCAGCTTCCAGTGGACTTTGGCCGCCTGGTCAACCTCCAGCACCTGGACCTCCTCAACAACAGGCTGGTCACCCTGCCTGTCAGCTTTGCTCAACTCAAG AGCCTGAAGTGGCTGGACCTGAAGGACAACCCCCTGGACCCTGTCCTGGCCAAGGTGGCAGGGGACTGCTTGGATGAAAAGCAGTGTAAGCAGTGTGCCAACAAG GTGTTACAGCACATGAAGGCCGTGCAGGCGGATCAGGAGCGAGAGAGGCAGCGGCGACTGGAAATAGACCGAG AGGCTGAGAAGAAGTGGGAGGCCAAGCAGCGAGCTAAGGAGGCTCAAGAGCGGGAACTGCGGAAGCGggagaaggcagaagagaaggagCGCCGGAGAAAGGAGTATGATGCCCTCAAAGCAGCCAAGCGGGAGCAGGAGAAGAAACCTAAGAAGGAAACAAATCAGGCCCCAA AATCTAAGTCCGGCTCTCGCCCCCGTAAGCCACCACCCCGGAAACACACTCGATCCTGGGCTGTGCTgaagctgctgctcctgctgctgctgtgtgtggCTGGTGGGCTGGTTGCTTGTCGGGTGACCGAGCTGCAGCAGCAGCCCCTCTGCACCAGTGTGAACACCATCTACGACAATGCCGTCCGGGGCCTGCGCAGCCATGACATCCTCCAGTGGGTCCTGCAGACCGAATCTCAACAGTGA